The following proteins come from a genomic window of Ignavibacteria bacterium:
- a CDS encoding T9SS type A sorting domain-containing protein, which produces MKKLLLFLVLLFLAQITIQAATLTITKTGNGTGQVIVNDITYDLPYSGTFDNNVNVTLQAVPTPGASTFAGWFGDLSGSTNPITFKLSGNKSVMASFTLISRTLKITKAGTESGQVKVNSTLFSLPYTGTFYHNTVVTLEAFPASGTNTFTGWGGDLSGTTSPTTITMNGNKNITAEFTPLRSITITKLGTGAGQVKVNSTIYDLPYTGSFVINTVLNLEAVPDAATSSFTGWSGDLSGTTNPTSITLSSNKNIKAGIDLLQRTLTISQSTGTGSGTVKVNGTGVSTFPFVQSYPHGTSVNIEAVPDGAASSLTGWSGDLAGSPASTSVTMNGDKTTSAEFTLLQRTLTIQQTGTGTGYIYVMGVKVTVPYSGKFNAGQTITVQAAPEASSTSFTGWSGAVTSTSSSINITMDNDKALSADFTLIPRTLSISKTGTGSGQVKVNGTLHTLPYEGSFAHNTVVNLEAVPDAATSSFTGWSGASTGTANPLNITMDGDKSLRAEFTLLNRQLMVLENTGTGSGAIKVDDTVRTLPYQHFYSHGKVVKLEAVADPSSSSFTGWNGALSGTTNPAAITMDGDKSVGAEFTLLQRTLAITKLGAGSGQVKVNGSLYSLPYTGSFAHNTVVNLEAAPDASTSSFTAWGGGLSGSTNPTTITMNGSKSVTAEFSLLSRQLMVLENTGGGSGEVKVNDTVRVLPYEHYFSHGTVVKLQAVADPLSSSFTGWSGAITGTTNPVTLTMDGDKSLSAAFTLLQRTLTITKTGTGAGRVKVNGTLYDLPYTGSFAHNTVVNLEAAPDAATSSFAAWGGALSGTGNTASIAMNSDKNVTTGFTLLSRSLMVLENTGTGSGAVKVNDTLRILPYSASYPHGSVVKLEAVADGSTSSFTAWSGSITGTTNPVNITMDQDKSLRAEFTLLNRKLMVIENTGTGTGEIRVDDTVRTLPYQHFYPHGKVVKLQAVADPSSSSFTGWNGALTGTTNPAAITMDGDKSVSAEFTLLQRTLSISKTGTGSGQVKVNGTTYTLPYEGSFAHNVVVSLEAVPEASTSSFTVWGGALSGTANPGSIKMNGNMNATVEFSLINRSLMVLENTGTGSGEIKVNDTVRTLPYSASYSHGTVVKLEAVPEAATSSFTGWGGDLSGTNNPVNLTMNSNKTVNAAFTLLKRSLVVIESTGTGSGQVKVNDTLRTLPYSASYPHGTIVKLEASADASTSSFTGWEGDLSGAANPVSITMNSDKTLRAGFTLLGRSLMVLKSTGTGSGLVKVNDTVRTLPYTASFSHGSVVKLEAVPDAATSCFTGWGGGLTGSVNPVNITMTSDVSVSAGFTLLKRSLMVLESTGTGSGEIKVNDTLRVLPFSVSCPHGSVVRLEAVPGAKSAFTGWSGAAAGTGNPVNFTMDQDKNVKAEFMLNQFTLKIHPTGSGSGRVMVNGAAVQLPFEKVYITGTEVTVNVIPFQGSVFDGWSGSIKGKDNPLSIKVDSNMSLTASFSIIQYKLTIISKGLGTGQVRVNEELKTLPYEGQFDINEVVKLQAVPSEGNVFVSWGGDLAGTCSNPAMIKMTSGRNVTVEFNSVPIAPVLISPVDQCGPAAINPVLKWQAVRNVTNYNVQVSTDRCFKILVIDETVTAACKQVGPLGYNTCYYWRVRAGNCAGFGKFSDAAAFKTEKQPVKAPCNLIAKAEYGKVRLFWSDSSDNESGFFIFRKEGDLNSTGIYDLLGKVDRNNTVFVDSTIKVNITYTYKVSAFTADSVVSFSNEFTITNTLSAVEAGLLIPSDYKLFQNYPNPFNPSTVIKYYLKSDSRVKLTIFNSLGKEVAVLVNEFRHSGMNTVTFNAQDISAGVYLYRIETLEESGKRFMDVKKLLLMK; this is translated from the coding sequence CAGGTCAGGTGATTGTAAACGACATTACTTATGACCTTCCTTATTCCGGAACATTTGATAACAATGTAAACGTAACCTTACAAGCTGTTCCGACACCGGGGGCCAGCACTTTTGCAGGCTGGTTTGGCGATCTCTCAGGCAGCACCAATCCAATCACATTCAAACTGAGTGGAAATAAGAGTGTAATGGCTTCATTTACTCTTATTTCTAGGACGCTTAAGATTACTAAGGCAGGAACGGAATCGGGGCAGGTGAAAGTAAATAGTACTCTTTTCTCCCTGCCCTACACGGGAACTTTTTATCATAATACAGTCGTAACTCTTGAGGCGTTTCCTGCTTCCGGAACAAATACCTTTACCGGCTGGGGAGGTGACCTCTCGGGCACAACTAGTCCCACAACCATCACGATGAATGGCAATAAAAATATAACAGCTGAATTTACTCCACTAAGGAGCATCACAATAACAAAACTTGGAACCGGTGCAGGACAGGTAAAGGTGAACAGCACTATCTATGACCTTCCTTACACAGGGTCTTTTGTAATCAACACAGTTCTGAATCTGGAAGCTGTCCCTGATGCTGCTACCAGCAGTTTTACCGGCTGGAGCGGCGACTTATCAGGTACCACAAATCCAACCAGCATTACATTGAGTAGTAATAAAAATATTAAAGCAGGAATTGACCTTCTACAGAGAACACTCACGATCAGCCAGAGCACGGGCACGGGTTCAGGAACTGTGAAGGTAAACGGGACCGGGGTCTCAACCTTTCCCTTCGTACAGTCATATCCCCATGGGACATCAGTAAACATAGAGGCAGTGCCTGATGGTGCAGCAAGCAGCTTAACCGGGTGGTCAGGTGACCTTGCAGGCTCACCAGCCTCAACATCGGTAACCATGAACGGGGATAAAACAACATCGGCAGAGTTTACACTCCTTCAAAGGACACTAACAATTCAACAGACAGGTACAGGCACCGGATATATATATGTCATGGGTGTAAAAGTGACTGTTCCTTATTCAGGGAAATTCAATGCCGGTCAGACTATTACGGTTCAAGCCGCACCTGAAGCCTCATCGACTAGTTTTACAGGCTGGAGCGGAGCTGTTACGAGTACTTCCAGTTCTATTAACATTACCATGGATAATGACAAGGCTCTCTCGGCCGACTTTACTCTCATACCCAGAACACTTTCTATTTCAAAAACTGGCACAGGCTCGGGACAGGTAAAGGTAAACGGCACTCTCCACACCCTGCCCTATGAAGGATCTTTTGCCCATAATACGGTAGTGAACCTGGAGGCGGTGCCTGATGCCGCTACAAGCAGCTTTACCGGATGGAGCGGGGCCTCAACAGGAACTGCCAATCCGCTAAATATTACAATGGATGGTGATAAGAGCCTTAGAGCAGAGTTTACTCTTCTTAACCGTCAGTTAATGGTCCTTGAAAATACGGGTACCGGATCGGGAGCAATAAAAGTAGATGACACAGTAAGAACACTTCCTTACCAGCATTTTTACTCCCACGGTAAAGTAGTCAAGCTGGAGGCTGTTGCAGACCCATCATCCAGCAGCTTTACTGGATGGAATGGAGCCCTGTCGGGGACGACAAATCCGGCAGCTATTACTATGGATGGAGATAAGAGCGTAGGTGCTGAATTCACCCTCCTTCAAAGGACACTTGCAATCACTAAGCTGGGTGCAGGGTCAGGGCAGGTTAAGGTAAATGGTTCTCTTTACTCTCTGCCATATACAGGATCTTTTGCGCATAATACAGTAGTAAACCTGGAGGCGGCGCCTGATGCCTCAACAAGCAGCTTTACTGCCTGGGGAGGGGGTCTCTCAGGTTCAACAAACCCAACAACCATCACTATGAACGGCAGCAAGAGCGTAACAGCTGAGTTTTCACTTCTTAGCCGTCAGCTTATGGTGCTTGAGAATACTGGTGGCGGATCAGGAGAGGTGAAGGTGAATGATACCGTTAGGGTACTTCCTTACGAGCATTATTTCTCTCATGGCACTGTGGTAAAACTGCAGGCAGTGGCAGACCCGTTATCCAGCAGCTTTACAGGATGGAGCGGAGCTATTACGGGTACAACAAATCCCGTAACTCTTACTATGGACGGGGACAAGAGCCTTAGCGCAGCTTTCACACTTCTTCAGAGGACACTTACAATTACAAAGACGGGAACAGGCGCTGGACGGGTGAAGGTGAACGGCACCCTTTACGACCTGCCATACACGGGATCATTTGCACATAACACGGTTGTAAATCTGGAAGCCGCTCCGGATGCAGCAACCAGCAGCTTTGCAGCATGGGGAGGCGCCCTCTCCGGAACCGGCAATACTGCCAGTATCGCTATGAATAGTGATAAGAATGTGACAACGGGCTTCACTCTTCTAAGCAGAAGCCTCATGGTCCTTGAGAATACCGGTACCGGATCAGGAGCGGTCAAAGTAAATGATACATTACGCATACTGCCTTACTCAGCGTCATATCCGCACGGGAGCGTAGTAAAGCTTGAAGCTGTTGCAGACGGATCTACAAGCAGCTTTACAGCCTGGAGCGGAAGCATTACAGGCACAACTAACCCTGTGAATATTACTATGGATCAGGACAAGAGCTTAAGGGCGGAATTTACATTACTTAACCGCAAGCTCATGGTAATTGAGAATACAGGAACCGGCACTGGAGAAATAAGAGTAGATGATACGGTAAGAACTCTTCCTTACCAGCATTTTTACCCTCACGGCAAAGTAGTAAAACTGCAGGCTGTGGCAGACCCATCTTCAAGCAGCTTTACGGGATGGAATGGAGCCCTGACAGGGACAACAAATCCGGCAGCTATTACTATGGACGGGGATAAGAGCGTAAGTGCTGAATTTACTCTCCTTCAGAGGACACTTTCGATTTCAAAAACGGGGACGGGCTCCGGCCAGGTCAAAGTTAACGGTACTACTTACACTTTGCCGTATGAAGGATCTTTTGCCCATAATGTGGTCGTAAGTCTGGAGGCTGTGCCTGAGGCATCAACCAGCAGCTTCACTGTCTGGGGAGGAGCCCTTTCGGGTACTGCTAATCCGGGCAGCATCAAAATGAATGGCAATATGAATGCGACAGTTGAGTTCAGCCTCATTAACAGAAGTCTTATGGTTCTCGAGAATACAGGGACAGGTTCGGGAGAAATTAAAGTAAACGATACCGTCAGGACACTTCCATACTCAGCTTCATATTCTCACGGGACTGTGGTTAAGCTTGAGGCAGTGCCTGAAGCCGCAACAAGCAGCTTTACAGGCTGGGGCGGGGACCTCTCTGGTACGAATAATCCTGTAAACCTTACTATGAACTCAAACAAGACTGTCAATGCTGCATTCACACTCCTCAAGCGCAGCCTTGTAGTAATAGAAAGCACGGGTACAGGTTCAGGCCAGGTTAAGGTAAATGATACCTTAAGAACCCTGCCATACTCGGCTTCATATCCGCATGGAACAATAGTTAAACTTGAGGCCTCAGCGGATGCATCCACCAGCAGCTTTACGGGATGGGAGGGCGACCTTTCAGGCGCAGCTAATCCAGTCAGTATAACGATGAATTCAGATAAGACTCTGAGGGCCGGATTTACTCTTCTTGGCAGGAGCCTAATGGTCTTAAAGAGCACCGGTACCGGATCGGGTCTGGTTAAGGTGAACGACACAGTAAGAACCCTTCCTTACACAGCATCCTTCAGCCATGGATCTGTAGTTAAGCTTGAGGCTGTTCCGGATGCTGCCACAAGCTGTTTTACTGGTTGGGGAGGCGGCCTTACAGGCAGTGTAAACCCTGTTAATATAACCATGACCTCCGATGTCAGTGTAAGCGCCGGCTTTACACTTCTAAAGCGCAGCCTGATGGTTCTTGAAAGTACCGGGACAGGATCCGGTGAGATTAAGGTAAACGACACACTGAGAGTTCTCCCATTCTCAGTTTCATGCCCTCACGGAAGCGTAGTCAGGCTCGAAGCAGTACCGGGTGCAAAGAGTGCCTTCACGGGCTGGAGCGGAGCTGCCGCGGGAACAGGCAATCCTGTAAACTTTACTATGGATCAGGATAAAAATGTGAAAGCTGAGTTTATGCTTAATCAGTTTACACTTAAAATCCATCCAACCGGCTCCGGTTCAGGGCGTGTTATGGTAAACGGCGCAGCAGTCCAGCTTCCATTCGAAAAAGTATATATCACCGGTACTGAAGTTACTGTAAACGTAATTCCTTTCCAGGGAAGCGTCTTTGACGGCTGGAGCGGAAGTATTAAGGGAAAGGATAATCCTCTTAGTATTAAAGTTGACTCAAATATGTCGCTGACTGCCTCATTCAGTATCATTCAGTATAAGCTCACAATCATCTCAAAAGGTTTAGGCACAGGACAGGTAAGGGTAAATGAAGAGCTGAAGACGCTTCCGTATGAGGGACAGTTCGATATCAATGAAGTTGTAAAGCTTCAGGCTGTCCCATCAGAAGGAAATGTCTTTGTCTCCTGGGGCGGGGATCTTGCAGGCACTTGCAGTAACCCTGCGATGATAAAGATGACTTCAGGCAGGAATGTAACTGTTGAGTTTAATTCCGTTCCTATTGCCCCTGTTCTCATTAGCCCTGTCGATCAGTGCGGGCCTGCAGCAATAAATCCTGTATTGAAATGGCAGGCAGTCCGGAATGTAACAAACTATAACGTTCAGGTCTCCACGGATAGATGTTTCAAGATACTTGTTATAGATGAAACCGTAACAGCCGCCTGCAAACAGGTGGGACCCTTGGGCTACAACACGTGCTACTACTGGAGAGTAAGAGCCGGTAACTGTGCTGGATTCGGCAAGTTCTCTGATGCAGCCGCCTTTAAGACAGAGAAGCAGCCCGTTAAGGCTCCCTGCAATCTCATAGCTAAAGCTGAATACGGAAAGGTAAGGCTCTTCTGGAGCGACAGCTCTGATAATGAAAGCGGATTCTTTATTTTCAGGAAAGAAGGCGACCTGAATTCTACGGGCATTTATGACCTGCTGGGGAAAGTGGACCGTAACAATACGGTATTTGTGGATTCAACAATAAAGGTAAATATAACCTACACATACAAAGTAAGCGCATTTACAGCAGATTCAGTTGTAAGCTTCAGTAATGAATTCACAATAACAAATACACTCTCGGCCGTAGAAGCCGGCTTGCTTATTCCTTCAGACTACAAGCTCTTCCAGAACTATCCAAATCCATTTAATCCGAGTACAGTAATTAAGTATTACCTGAAAAGTGACTCTCGCGTAAAACTTACAATATTCAACTCGCTTGGAAAGGAAGTCGCGGTTCTGGTAAATGAGTTCAGGCATTCAGGTATGAACACCGTGACATTCAACGCTCAGGACATTTCAGCGGGTGTTTATCTCTACAGGATTGAGACTCTGGAAGAAAGCGGAAAGAGATTTATGGATGTGAAGAAACTCCTTCTCATGAAATGA